The following are from one region of the Gloeomargarita lithophora Alchichica-D10 genome:
- a CDS encoding pentapeptide repeat-containing protein, translated as MEPGHHRIPEHLAEAVFTRAARLHLQSQGSLDSYSLAELMEAGQAANIPSEFIHQALHELHQPPPGFLRHKINTIAALMPHSRWQPFAVAIIVVTLSLGGWHFLFRPPTLESSRQNLETLLRDKNCEQCRLNGADLRGKNLSNANLEGANLRGANLTGVNLSNANLRGADLSGATLDQANLTTADLSGAILSGTQIRLANLTGAKLVATRLKASNFEGADLSQANLQTADLEQVNLSGATLKNTDFTQAKNLETVDFTGAKP; from the coding sequence ATGGAACCCGGTCATCATCGCATCCCCGAACATCTAGCTGAGGCCGTCTTCACCCGGGCGGCGCGCCTGCATTTACAATCCCAGGGAAGTTTGGACAGCTATTCCCTGGCAGAGCTAATGGAAGCGGGGCAGGCGGCCAACATTCCCTCCGAGTTTATCCACCAAGCCCTGCATGAATTACATCAGCCCCCACCGGGATTCCTGAGGCACAAAATTAATACCATTGCCGCTCTGATGCCCCATTCCCGCTGGCAACCCTTTGCCGTAGCGATTATAGTTGTGACCCTCAGCCTAGGCGGTTGGCACTTTCTATTCCGTCCCCCAACTTTAGAATCATCTCGGCAGAATTTAGAAACCCTTTTGCGTGACAAAAATTGCGAACAATGTCGCTTAAACGGGGCTGATTTACGGGGCAAAAACTTAAGTAATGCCAATTTAGAAGGAGCTAATTTACGGGGAGCAAATTTAACTGGAGTCAATCTGAGCAACGCCAATCTCCGGGGAGCCGATTTGAGTGGTGCCACCCTCGATCAAGCCAATTTAACAACAGCGGACTTATCCGGTGCCATACTCAGCGGCACCCAAATTCGACTAGCAAATTTAACGGGAGCAAAACTGGTCGCCACTCGCTTAAAGGCCAGCAATTTTGAGGGGGCAGATTTAAGTCAAGCCAATCTGCAAACCGCCGACCTTGAACAGGTTAATCTGAGTGGAGCCACCCTGAAAAACACCGATTTTACCCAGGCAAAAAATCTGGAAACCGTTGACTTTACCGGAGCAAAACCATGA
- a CDS encoding class I SAM-dependent methyltransferase yields MTEYSKKFFADIRDDYAFFEAHTTEFDRDLYHYQQAISQFSIPETPLKFLDFGCGTGVFTSRFLDGLNFPPQSLEITLIEPDEVYRQNAVSVLSNYTQFPIENFSCLPTEIPRPFHLILSNHVLYYVPDLSSTINQLLQALHPQGILLMTMAGKANIISQFWQKCFDWLGKKIPYYLAEDLMAISQDLSLIYQRQTVTYELRFPDTIENRWKLLRFMLGNHLEQLTEYNLPALFDPYSFQSQIDITTSHYQFLFQSPELMASEHL; encoded by the coding sequence ATGACGGAGTATAGCAAAAAATTCTTTGCTGACATTCGAGATGACTATGCCTTTTTTGAAGCCCATACCACCGAATTTGACCGAGATTTATACCACTATCAACAAGCCATCTCGCAATTTTCTATACCTGAAACCCCCTTAAAATTCCTAGATTTTGGTTGTGGTACAGGCGTATTTACATCACGATTTTTAGATGGACTGAATTTTCCTCCCCAATCCCTAGAAATTACCTTGATTGAACCCGATGAAGTCTATCGTCAAAATGCGGTTAGTGTCCTATCTAATTATACCCAATTTCCCATAGAAAATTTTTCTTGTTTACCAACGGAAATCCCTAGACCATTTCACCTGATTCTGAGTAATCATGTTCTCTATTATGTCCCTGATTTATCCAGCACTATAAACCAATTGCTCCAAGCTCTTCACCCCCAAGGGATATTACTGATGACTATGGCAGGAAAAGCGAATATCATTAGTCAATTCTGGCAAAAATGTTTTGATTGGTTAGGAAAGAAAATCCCCTACTATCTAGCTGAAGATTTGATGGCTATCAGCCAGGATTTATCTCTCATTTATCAGCGACAAACGGTGACTTATGAGCTGCGTTTTCCAGATACAATCGAAAACCGTTGGAAACTCCTGCGTTTCATGTTAGGCAATCATCTCGAACAACTGACTGAATATAATCTACCCGCTTTGTTCGACCCCTATAGTTTCCAGAGTCAGATTGACATCACCACATCCCATTATCAATTCCTATTTCAATCTCCAGAATTGATGGCCTCAGAACACCTCTAA
- a CDS encoding DNA cytosine methyltransferase: protein MIRTLKFCDLFCGIGGFRLAAQIAGKLFNLEPLCVFSSDIDPDAQKIYEANFGEKPAGDIKKIEAHQIPDHDVLFAGFPCQPFSICGDMNGFDDMRGTLFFDIVRILEKKRPRVFILENVKQLKGHDQGRTLRRILSVLSEIGYYADYSILNALDFGLPQKRERIFIVGFPEPTQFAWPRGDLVRTSLSEILETNVSDFYSASEKIKSNRMSKRLGKQQYDEPTIWHENKGGNVSAYPFSCALRAGASYNYLLVNGERRLTEREMLRLQGFPDSYKIVGSYQVMRKLTGNSIAIPCVVALLNSVLEAMGYGLSNPIKIQSSNQLNITPYSQRMARIDQVTQKP from the coding sequence GTGATTAGAACACTTAAATTTTGTGATCTATTTTGTGGTATCGGTGGGTTTCGATTGGCCGCACAAATCGCTGGTAAACTCTTTAATCTTGAACCCTTGTGTGTATTTTCCAGTGATATAGACCCGGATGCACAAAAAATATATGAAGCTAATTTTGGTGAAAAACCTGCGGGCGATATAAAAAAAATAGAAGCTCATCAAATTCCTGACCATGATGTCTTATTTGCTGGTTTTCCCTGTCAACCATTTAGTATTTGTGGAGATATGAACGGCTTTGATGATATGCGAGGGACACTATTCTTTGATATTGTCCGTATTTTGGAGAAAAAACGGCCTAGAGTTTTTATTTTAGAAAATGTGAAACAACTAAAAGGGCATGACCAAGGTAGAACACTCAGAAGAATACTTTCAGTGCTGTCAGAGATTGGTTATTATGCCGATTATAGTATTCTCAATGCTTTAGATTTTGGATTGCCCCAAAAGCGAGAGAGGATTTTTATTGTGGGTTTTCCAGAACCAACTCAATTTGCTTGGCCGAGGGGTGATTTAGTCCGCACATCACTTTCAGAAATTTTGGAAACTAATGTATCGGATTTTTATTCTGCTTCAGAAAAAATTAAAAGTAATCGTATGAGTAAAAGATTAGGCAAACAACAATATGATGAACCGACTATCTGGCATGAAAATAAGGGGGGTAATGTAAGTGCCTATCCTTTTTCCTGTGCTCTGCGAGCGGGAGCTTCGTATAATTATCTTTTAGTCAACGGTGAGCGCAGACTTACAGAACGAGAAATGTTGAGATTACAGGGATTTCCCGACTCCTATAAAATAGTTGGTAGCTATCAAGTAATGCGTAAACTTACGGGTAATTCTATTGCTATTCCCTGTGTAGTTGCTCTATTAAATTCTGTTTTAGAAGCAATGGGTTATGGTTTATCTAATCCAATCAAGATTCAATCAAGTAATCAGTTGAATATAACCCCATATTCTCAACGGATGGCAAGGATTGATCAAGTAACGCAAAAACCATGA
- a CDS encoding Mo-dependent nitrogenase C-terminal domain-containing protein, with translation MSDSAISTVGSAQSELWLQGLLTVAWADGDYTDEEKALVSDLLGNNEVDNFQPLKPQQLVDIFTPDDPKTDDFLRTAVMVAIADGTYSESEDQLLQEFCQALGRTNEILSGLKATLVKQEGEQCVPTGEERHDLLDPMRQWLDQMQIHDPKIAHFLCRMIPAQCPFEQDVVLFGRKIVHIPPMCKLNPLYEQLVGLRFRALSYLADQSEDAPN, from the coding sequence ATGAGTGATAGTGCCATTAGTACCGTTGGTTCCGCTCAAAGTGAACTCTGGCTCCAGGGTTTATTAACCGTAGCTTGGGCAGATGGGGATTATACGGATGAGGAAAAAGCCCTAGTGAGTGATTTATTGGGCAATAATGAAGTTGATAATTTTCAACCCCTAAAACCCCAGCAATTGGTAGATATTTTTACCCCTGATGACCCTAAAACCGATGATTTTTTGCGAACCGCAGTGATGGTAGCAATTGCTGACGGTACCTACTCCGAATCCGAAGATCAATTACTCCAGGAATTTTGCCAAGCATTGGGGCGTACCAATGAAATTTTATCCGGTTTGAAGGCAACATTAGTCAAGCAGGAAGGGGAACAATGTGTACCCACTGGAGAAGAGCGGCATGACTTGCTTGACCCCATGCGCCAGTGGCTGGATCAAATGCAAATTCATGACCCGAAAATTGCCCACTTTCTGTGTCGCATGATCCCGGCACAATGCCCTTTTGAACAGGATGTGGTTCTGTTTGGCCGCAAAATTGTACATATTCCGCCCATGTGCAAACTGAATCCCCTTTATGAACAGTTGGTCGGTCTGAGATTCCGTGCCCTTTCCTATCTAGCGGATCAGAGCGAAGATGCACCCAATTAA